GGCCGCCGCCGGTGAAGTCGGCGCGACAGAGATGCCACGGTTCGTCGCGCATGCCGATCACGGCTTCCAGCACGACGCCGGCCTCGTCGCCGAGAGGCAACGGCGGGTCGAGTCGCGCCAGCACCTGGCCGAGCGGGCCGGCGGCCGCGACCCGGCCGGACGCCATCACCACCAGGTGATCGGCCAGCCGCGCCACCTCGTCGACGTCGTGGGTCACGTAGAGGATCGGCAGCGCCGCCTGGCGGTGCAGGCGCTCGAGCCAGGGGAGGATCTCGTGCCGGCGGGCGGCGTCGAGACCGGCCATCGGTTCATCGAGCAGCAGCACGGCGGGCTCGACCAGCAGCGCGCGGGCGATGGCCGCACGCCGGCGCTCGCCGCCCGAGAGCGTGGCGGGTCGTCGGTCGAGCAGGGCGCCCAGCCCGAGCAGTTCGATGACTTCGTCGCGGTGGCGGGCGGGGGCCGCAACGCGCGCGCGGCGCTCGCCGTAGGCGAGGTTGCCACGCACGTCGAGGTGCGTGAACAGGTCGGCGTCCTGGAAGACGAAGCCGACCCGGCGCCGGTGGGGCGGCAGCCACATGCGGCGCGCGGAGTCCTGCCAGACCTCGCCGTTGACCGCCACGGCTCCGGTCACGCCGGCCTCAAGGCCGGCGATGGATCGCAGCAGCGTTGTCTTGCCCGCGCCCGACGGGCCGAACAGCGCCGTGACGCCGCGCCCGGGCAGGGCGAGATCGACGTCAAGCGAGAATCCCGGCCGTTCAGCGGCGCAGGCGCACGGTGATGTCGCCGACTTCCTTCATGCCGGACCCCGCCTTCGCTGCAGCCCGTAGAGCAGCAGCAGCGCCAGGAACGAGAAGCCGACCAGCCACGCGGCCAGTCCATGCGCCTCGCCGTACTCCAGGGCTTCGACATGGTCGTAGATCTGGACCGACGCCACGCGGGTCACGCCGGGAATGTTGCCGCCGATCATGAGCACGACACCGAACTCACCCACCGTGTGGGCGAACCCGAGCACGCCGGCTGTCAGGTAGCCGGGACGGGCCAGCGGCAGCACGACGCTGAAGAACGTATCCAGGGGCGAGGCCCGCAGGGTCGCAGCCGCTTCCAGCTGGCGTTCGCTGACTGCGGAGAAGGCGGTGTGCAGCGGCTGGACGACGAAAGGCAGCGAGTAGACGACCGATGCGACCACGAGTCCCGCGAAGGTGAACGGCAGCAGGCCCAGGCCCAGGCTTTCGGTCAGGCGCCCCACCGGCCCGTTGGGTCCCATCAACAGCAGCAGGTAGAACCCCAGGACGGTCGGCGGCAGCACCAGGGGCATGGCGACCACTGCCGAGACCATCGCCTGCCAGCGTGAACGTGTGCGCGCCAGCCACCACGCCGCCGGCGTGGCGATCACCAGGAGAATGGCGGTGGTGACCGCAGCCAGCTTGAGCGTCAGGCCGAGCGCGGCCAGGTCAGCGGGAGAGAGCACCGCTCGCCTCCGGGGCCGGTTCGTAGCCGAACGAACGCATCACGCGCACGCCTGACCGCCGTGCAGGAAATCGAGCAGCGCTCTTGCCGCCGGTCGCGCGGCGCCCTGGCCAGCAGTACGGCGTCCTGTCCCAGTGGCTCGTGCAGCTCGGCAGGAACGACCCAGCCCGAGCCGGAGGTGAAGCGGCCGTCGCGCCAGACCTCGCGACAGGGCGACAAAGCCGAGTTCAGCATTGCCGCTGGCAACGAACTGGAAGGCCTGGGCGATGTTCTCGCCCTGCACGAGCCGCGGCTCGATGGCGGCCAGGAGGCCGAGCTCGCGCAGCGACGCCACGGCAGCCGCCCCGTACGGGGCGAGCTTCGGGTTCGCGATGGCGAGATGGGCGAAGACGCCGGTGCCGAGGACGGCGCCCGTCGCATC
This genomic interval from bacterium contains the following:
- the modC gene encoding molybdenum ABC transporter ATP-binding protein, coding for MPGRGVTALFGPSGAGKTTLLRSIAGLEAGVTGAVAVNGEVWQDSARRMWLPPHRRRVGFVFQDADLFTHLDVRGNLAYGERRARVAAPARHRDEVIELLGLGALLDRRPATLSGGERRRAAIARALLVEPAVLLLDEPMAGLDAARRHEILPWLERLHRQAALPILYVTHDVDEVARLADHLVVMASGRVAAAGPLGQVLARLDPPLPLGDEAGVVLEAVIGMRDEPWHLCRADFTGGGLWLADRGKAAGSRVRVRVLARDVSLALSSPQGSSILNALPGLVDGIVDDSHPALALVRVRLGETALLARVTRRSVAALGLEPGSAVWAQVKSAAVMD
- the modB gene encoding molybdate ABC transporter permease subunit; the encoded protein is MLSPADLAALGLTLKLAAVTTAILLVIATPAAWWLARTRSRWQAMVSAVVAMPLVLPPTVLGFYLLLLMGPNGPVGRLTESLGLGLLPFTFAGLVVASVVYSLPFVVQPLHTAFSAVSERQLEAAATLRASPLDTFFSVVLPLARPGYLTAGVLGFAHTVGEFGVVLMIGGNIPGVTRVASVQIYDHVEALEYGEAHGLAAWLVGFSFLALLLLYGLQRRRGPA